A genomic window from Colletotrichum destructivum chromosome 7, complete sequence includes:
- a CDS encoding Putative peptidase S10, serine carboxypeptidase, alpha/Beta hydrolase, with the protein MIVPLGALSLLAAEALLARTTGAIPTSKPSQWTLVQDELHEMERPIRPVQRRLTEQNDTICDAGSRQWSGLVPLNAERDMFFWYFESRHQPQDAPLIIWLNGGPGASSLLGAFHEIGPCSVTEDGEKTVRSEYSWTEFANMLFIDQPIGVGFSDPQDPTLWSKNLQESAIDLDKFLDVFLGEYFPSLQKRPIHFAGESFGGKYCPVYADLMRRRFDSIVLVNALVDYSDVSLGVYDHFCTAEPTDARRRGLNASTCEEMERGYSACEKFGRLCAATYDSDVCLTALLNCVEATEPYQREVVPGGQNPYDDRTECIDPPMCGRLGTSPLPPRNCGYLCTELPSVLTMCSGMQEVRKYLNREEVQEALGFQPRTFEPVNMEFNANWSQQGDVFIPSTREIARLLDQKKTPILVLNGNNDAIVNTEGILRTYESLLWSGHAAFRSKNLKPWYHGEVKGENMSLGGTAKVVKNLALVTVDEAGHMSPHDQPLAVSRVMRAWIKDTSTSGSVVGLF; encoded by the exons ATGATTGTTCCCCTGGGCGCGCTGTCGCTCCTGGCAGCCGAGGCACTGCTGGCTAGGACAACAGGCGCCATCCCCACCAGTAAACCATCGCAGTGGACGCTGGTCCAGGATGAACTCCACGAGATGGAACGGCCTATCCGACCGGTACAGCGACGCCTCACCGAGCAGAACGATACCATTTGCGATGCCGGCTCCAGGCAATGGAGCGGCCTCGTGCCGCTCAACGCCGAGCGGGACATGTTTTTCT GGTACTTTGAAAGCCGGCACCAGCCCCAGGATGCCCCCCTCATCATCTGGCTCAACGG CGGCCCCGGCGCATCATCTCTCCTGGGTGCTTTCCATGAGATTGGTCCTTGTAGCGTCACAGAGGACGGTGAGAAGACGGTGAGATCCGAGTACAGCTGGACGGAATTCGCCAACATGCTGTTCATCGA TCAGCCCATCGGCGTTGGGTTCTCTGACCCGCAAGATCCGACCCTCTGGTCCAAAAACCTCCAGGAGTCGGCCATCGACCTGGACAAGTTCCTGGatgtcttcctcggcgagtATTTCCCCTCTCTCCAGAAGAGACCGATCCACTTCGCCGGCGAGTCCTTCGGTGGCAAGTACTGCCCCGTCTACGCCGACCTCATGCGACGAAGATTCGACTCCATCGTCTTGGTAaacgccctcgtcgactaCTCGGACGTCTCTCTCGGCGTGTACGACCACTTCTGCACCGCAGAGCCGACGGAcgcacgccgccgcggcctgAACGCGTCCACTTGCGAGGAGATGGAGCGGGGTTACTCGGCGTGTGAGAAGTTCGGGAGGCTCTGTGCTGCGACATACGACTCGGATGTCTGCTTGACGGCCCTTTTGAACTGCGTGGAGGCCACGGAGCCGTACCAGCGCGAAGTCGTCCCCGGGGGGCAGAACCCTTACGACGACAGGACGGAGTGTATCGATCCCCCCATGTGTGGGCGTCTGGGTACGAGCCCCCTGCCCCCAAGAAATTGCGGGTATTTGTGTACTGAGCTGCCGAGTGTACTGACGATGTGTTCAGGGATGCAAGAGGTGAGGAAGTACCTCAACCGGGAAGAGGTCCAGGAGGCCTTGGGCTTCCAGCCGCGGACTTTCGAACCGGTCAACATGGAGTTCAACGCAAACTGGTCCCAGCAGGGTGACGTTTTCATTCCATCGACACGCGAGATAGCCCGTCTTTTGGaccagaagaagacgccCATCTTGGTTCTGAACGGGAACAACGACGCCATCGT GAACACCGAGGGCATCCTCAGGACGTACGAGTCGCTGCTCTGGAGCGGCCACGCGGCTTTCCGGTCCAAGAATCTCAAGCCGTGGTACCACGGggaggtcaagggcgagaACATGTCGTTGGGGGGCACGGCGAAGGTGGTCAAGAACCTGGCCCTGGTGAccgtggacgaggccggccacaTGTCCCCCCACGACCAGCCGCTGGCTGTCTCTCGCGTGATGAGAGCGTGGATAAAGGATACTAGTACTTCTGGCAGCGTTGTCGGACTTTTTTGA
- a CDS encoding Putative peptidase S10, serine carboxypeptidase, alpha/Beta hydrolase: protein MSKLLRLFICFGALAAWASAAGTFRVREPPESLCPTAGDGMVGYYDFDDDAKHLFFWFAESRGDPANDPLVLWMSGGPGASSVAFGLFEELGPCLIEKPGAAKGNEYAWNTNANVLFVDQPVRVGYSYSDDPVKTLAEATEDMYRFLTAFIAEYPRFASQDFYIIGESFGGTWVPALARAIDYKQSSPMAHVVRATSAGNASRPINLKGIGLGNAQLSQSLQWPGFYPTGCGGEEPLFNATACAAMEAGMAECVAMLEICAGSADVCGPVLDRCRRQSVFLIFETGLNPYDFRKPCKVPGLCFEEAVWIEEYLNSTEARKALGVPLDVQFNNVDEELGADFVASGDMAADPIGWVEDLLDKDYRVLIYAGNKDWYCNAEGERRMADGIRWEHQSSFQAARARDWSVRGHVAGNLKEYGRLAFAEVYDAGHMVPADKPEEALFLINSWLGGSL, encoded by the exons ATGTCAAAGCTACTACGACTCTTCATTTGCTTTggtgccctcgccgcctgggCCAGCGCGGCCGGGACCTTTCGGGTTCGTGAGCCGCCCGAGTCGCTATGCCCCACGGCGGGCGACGGCATGGTCGGCTATTATGACTTTG acgacgatgcgAAGCACTTGTTCTTCTGGTTTGCTGAGAGCCGCGGTGACCCCGCCAACGACCCCTTGGTGCTCTGGATGAGCGGCGGCCCTGGAGCCTCCTCCGTGGCTTTTGGGTTGTTTGAAGAGCTTGGCCCATGCTTGATCGAGAAGCCGGGTGCTGCCAAGGGGAACGAGTATGCGTGGAACACCAATGCCAACGTCCTCTTTGTCGA TCAGCCCGTCAGAGTAGGGTACTCGTACTCGGATGATCCGGTCAagaccctcgccgaggcgACCGAAGACATGTATCGTTTCCTCACCGCCTTCATCGCGGAGTACCCTCGTTTCGCATCGCAGGACTTCTACATTATCGGAGAGTCCTTCGGCGGGACGTGGGTCCCCGCCCTCGCGCGCGCCATCGACTATAAACAGTCGTCCCCGATGGCACACGTCGTCCGCGCGACCTCGGCGGGGAACGCCAGCCGCCCCATCAACCTCAAGGGCATCGGTCTCGGGAACGCCCAGCTGTCGCAGTCGCTGCAGTGGCCGGGCTTCTACCCGACCGGCTGCGGGGGCGAGGAGCCGCTCTTCAACGCgaccgcctgcgccgccatgGAGGCCGGCATGGCCGAGTGCGTCGCGATGCTCGAGATCTgcgccggcagcgccgacgTCTGCGGCCCCGTGCTCGACCGGTGCCGACGGCAgagcgtcttcctcatcttcgaGACCGGGCTCAACCCGTACGACTTCCGCAAGCCCTGCAAGGTCCCGGGCCTGTGCTTTGAGGAGGCCGTGTGGATCGAGGAGTATCTCAACTCGACGGAGGCCAGGAAAGCGCTTGGCGTGCCTCTGGACGTCCAGTTCAACAATGTTGACGAGGAACTGGGCGCCGACTTCGTCGCTTCCGGCGACATGGCCGCAGATCCGATCGGATGGGTGGAGGATCTTCTCGACAAG GACTACCGTGTGTTGATCTACGCTGGGAACAAGGACTGGTACTGcaacgccgagggcgagcgGCGTATGGCCGACGGGATCCGTTGGGAGCACCAGAGCAGCTTTCAGGCCGCGCGGGCGAGGGACTGGTCTGTACGAGGGCACGTCGCCGGCAACCTGAAAGAGTACGGCAGGTTAGCGTTCGCCGAGGTGTACGATGCAGGGCACATGGTCCCCGCGGACAAGCCGGAGGAGGCGCTTTTCCTCATCAACAGCTGGCTAGGCGGATCCCTGTAG
- a CDS encoding Putative oligopeptide transporter, OPT superfamily — protein sequence MSSAGEKPMSTPGPDIKNGPAFVADADEGKSINLGQVLVDDTFLPLRDVEPYDGRRILTVRAVVTGGLLGSLIACSNLYLGLKTGFGADATLFASIFGFGILKFLERSKVCVCVFYLPLVSGYFGPHENNIVQATALGCVGVGFIFVSGVPALIQMGLLGSGGSGGTASYGVLVCLTFLSGFWGLSFAVPLRSLFVLKLARPLNLTFPLGTASAITIKTLHSKSEGAQASSRRSLVSISIAFAASLVWAIASSYAPGILYTWNVFWWIYKWGGHGIIAAVSWGWLSWSWSPALLGMGMLVGLNPALSFVLGSVLAWGIIGPILVHLEVASGLPVSAEYPGLVTYNAFNPTKFRDDPSPRYWILWPAVFMMLAVSLTTIALEAKSFGKLAWYGITTLRQRLSKDRQQQTTIDQGESTVFDPVPEQYRIRWWEWLGLGTVSFAIAMTVLPLQFGIGADMSLLHLALGFFWAIVVIQVFGAVGSSPISSVSKGSQFITGSIMRDQVDKLGADVAARSNLIGATVSSGAAQQSAELVQDFRTGFLLGTPTRPQWHAQLMGTMISTLVMPGLFLLFTKAFPCILDPAATYCQFATPSVTAWRIVTVGILSPVMPISTSSWIASVIAVVLGVGATVLKRWLSLHPTHKHWEARVPNMAVVGLAMTVPGSVSSITFALGAAAAALWARYGKESHATYFYSVSAGAIAGEGVGYVVLSILQIAEVAGPTYFGTKLGCVAEIC from the exons ATGTCTTCTGCCGGCGAGAAGCCGATGTCCACGCCCGGCCCGGATATCAAGAACGGCCCCGCCTTCGTCGCGGATGCCGACGAGGGGAAGTCCATCAACCTCGGacaggtcctcgtcgacgacacgTTTCTGCCGCTCCGGGATGTCGAGCCGTATGACGGCCGCAGGATCCTAACCGTCAGAGCCGTTGTGACGGGGGGCCTCCTGGGGTCGCTGATCGCCTGCTCCAACCTGTACCTTG GCCTCAAGaccggcttcggcgccgacgccaccCTCTTCGCGTCCATTTTCGGTTTCGGCATCCTGAAGTTCCTGGAACGCTCcaaggtgtgtgtgtgtgtgttttaT CTCCCCTTGGTCTCCGGATACTTCGGCCCCCACGAGAACAACATCGTCCAGGCCACGGCCCTCGgctgcgtcggcgtcggcttcatcttcgtcagCGGCGTCCCGGCCCTCATACAGATGGGCCTCCTGGGCTCCGGGGGCTCCGGGGGCACCGCCAGCTACGGCGTCCTGGTCTGCCTGACGTTCCTCTCCGGGTTCTGGGGGCTGTCCTTCGCTGTCCCCCTGCGGAGCCTCTTCGTCCTGAAGCTCGCCCGGCCACTAAACCTCACGTTCCCCCTCGgcaccgcctcggccatcaccatcaaAACCCTGCACTCCAAGTCCGAGGGCGCCCAggcgtcgtcgcggcggAGCCTCGTGTCCATCAGTatcgccttcgccgcgtCGCTCGTCTGGGCCATCGCCAGCTCGTACGCGCCGGGCATTCTGTACACCTGGAACGTGTTCTGGTGGATATACAAATGGGGCGGCcacggcatcatcgccgccgtcagctGGGGCTGGCTCTCGTGGTCCTGGTCACCGGCGCTGCTGGGCATGGGCATGCTCGTCGGCCTCAACCCGGCGCTGTCCTTCGTGCTGGGGTCAGTCCTCGCCTGGGGCATCATCGGGCCgatcctcgtccacctcgagGTCGCCTCGGGTCTCCCCGTGAGCGCCGAGTATCCCGGCCTGGTGACGTATAACGCATTCAACCCGACCAAGTTCAGGGACGACCCTTCGCCCCGGTACTGGATCCTGTGGCCGGCCGTCTTCATGATGCTGGCCGTGTCCCTCACCACGATCGCGCTCGAGGCCAAATCCTTTGGGAAGCTGGCTTGGTACGGCATCACGACCCTTCGTCAAAGGTTGTCAAAGGACCGACAGCAGCAGACGACCATCGACCAGGGAGAGAGCACCGTGTTCGACCCCGTGCCCGAGCAGTACCGCATTAGGTGGTGGGAGtggctcggcctcggcaccgtttccttcgccatcgccatgacCGTCCTCCCGCTCCAGTTCGGCATCGGTGCCGATATGAGCCTGCTGCACCTCGCCCTAGGCTTTTTCTgggccatcgtcgtcatccaggTGTTCGGCGCCGTGGGCTCCTCGCCCATCAGCAGCGTCTCCAAGGGCTCGCAATTTATCACGGGCTCCATCATGCGGGACCAGGTCGACAAactgggcgccgacgtggcCGCGCGGTCCAACCTAATCGGCGCCACGGTATCGTCGGGCGCGGCGCAGCAGTCCGCCGAGCTGGTCCAAGACTTCCGGACGGGGTTCCTCCTCGGTacgccgacgcggccgcAGTGGCACGCGCAGTTGATGGGGACCATGATCTCGACGCTCGTGATGCCGGGGCTTTTCCTGCTCTTCACCAAGGCGTTCCCGTGCATCCTGGACCCGGCCGCCACGTACTGCCAGTTCGCCACGCCCTCTGTCACCGCGTGGCgcatcgtcaccgtcggcATCCTCTCGCCGGTCATGCCCATAAGCACGTCCAGCTGGATCGCGTCCGTCATCGCTGTCGTCTTGGGCGTGGGGGCGACGGTTCTGAAGAGATGGCTCAGCCTTCACCCCACGCACAAGCACTGGGAAGCTCGGGTCCCTAacatggccgtcgtcggtctgGCCATGACGGTTCCCGGGTCCGTCTCCTCCATAACGTTTGCGctgggggcggcggcggcggcgctctgGGCCAGGTACGGGAAGGAGTCGCACGCGACATACTTCTATTCGGTATCTGCTGGCGCTATTGCCGGGGAGGGTGTTGGGTACGTGGTTCTCAGCATTCTTCAGATTGCCGAGGTTGCAGGTCCTACGTACTTTGGAACGAAGCTGGGTTGCGTTGCCGAGATTTGCTAA
- a CDS encoding Putative aminotransferase, class I/classII, pyridoxal phosphate-dependent transferase, major — MSPLPPSKRGWDTVQPDLMIDLSRRLAADEYHPIKNPEGIIDLGSAINGLMQQDLGPWVQRRLKGLPTAEHLQYNDTQGSAKLLQSVAGFMNWYFRCRKPLGQDNVLIANGVTTLLNSLAFNIADEGSAVLMPTPSYGMFSHDVVTRNSLHLVPVPCDDIVEERFRCSQGSARASSAWHSELVRRLERTFKDNLSTGRRTAAVLLANPENPLGRCYDPEVLLEVSRFCEKNRLHLVVDEIYAATAFSKHHSMLGLDLGSNAENVHVLWGMSKDFGCGGLRLGFLATYNAKLHAAMRTLSMFGWVSAWSATVASLILDDRHFLQNTYFPTLKRRLDTRRDQVMAQLAQLGVPFVSPEAGFFVFINLSRWLDRVPTHARRGSAELELLSRLMTNRVFLEPGQAFFSARPGWFRLNFGNDEKTVDLGLRKLAAFLQSVTFRESIDDAEDEVVLEKLGHASHQLGETTRFRRWRRQLCFGAGDDA, encoded by the exons ATGTCGCCTCTGCCTCCCTCCAAGAGGGGCTGGGATACAGTCCAGCCCGATCTCATGATAGACCTCAGCAGGAGACTGGCGGCGGATGAGTACCACCCCATTAAGAACCCAGAGGGCATCATAGACTTGGGATCGGCCATCAATGGTTTGATGCAGCAAGACCTTGGCCCCTGGGTCCAGCGGCGCCTCAAAGGCCTGCCTACCGCAGAGC ACCTCCAGTACAACGACACCCAGGGCTCTGCCAAGCTCCTGCAGTCCGTCGCGGGTTTCATGAACTGGTACTTCCGGTGCCGCAAGCCTCTCGGACAGGACAACGTCCTGATCGCCAACGGCGTGACCACCCTGCTGAACTCCTTGGCCTTCAACATCGCCGACGAAGGCAGCGCCGTTCTcatgccgacgccgagctaCGGCATGTTCTCCCACGACGTCGTTACTAGAAACTCGCTCCACCTCGTCCCCGTGCCCTGcgacgacatcgtcgaggagcGCTTCCGATGCAGCCAGGGGAGCGCCCgcgcgtcctcggcctggcATTCTGAGCTCGTTCGCCGCTTAGAAAGGACTTTCAAAGACAACCTCTCCACCGGGCGTAGGACCGCGGCTGTCCTGTTGGCGAACCCCGAGAACCCTCTGGGCCGCTGCTACGATCCAGAAGTGCTGCTGGAGGTCTCGCGGTTCTGTGAGAAGAACCGGCTGCACCTCGTCGTGGACGAGATATacgcggcgacggcgtttTCAAAGCATCACAGCATGCTCGGCTTGGACCTCGGGTCCAACGCGGAGAACGTGCATGTCCTCTGGGGCATGAGTAAG GACTTTGGATGCGGTGGTCTCCGGCTCGGGTTCCTGGCCACTTACAACGCGAAACTCCATGCCGCAATGAGGACTTTGAG CATGTTCGGTTGGGTCAGTGCATGGAGCGCCACAGTGGCGTCCCTGATTCTCGACGATAGACACTTCCTGCAAAACACCTACTTCCCGACCCTCAAAAGGCGGCTGGACACCCGCAGAGACCAAGTTATGGCACAGCTCGCCCAGCTAGGTGTCCCTTTCGTGTCACCGGAAGCCGGCTTCTTTGTCTTTATCAATCTCTCGAGGTGGCTCGACAGAGTCCCGACACATGCCAGACGCGGcagcgccgagctcgagttGCTATCTCGACTAATGACAAACCGTGTGTTTCTGGAGCCGGGCCAG gccttcttctccgccaggCCGGGCTGGTTCCGTCTAAACTTTGGGAATGACGAGAAAACCGTCGATCTTGGCCTCAGGAAACTGGCTGCCTTTTTGCAGTCAGTCACATTTCGGGAGAGTAtagacgatgccgaggacgaagtagtcctcgagaagctgggccaTGCCTCTCACCAGCTAGGAGAGACTACTCGGTTCCGGCGATGGAGACGTCAGCTCTGTTTCGGAGCAGGTGACGATGCGTAG
- a CDS encoding Putative zn(2)Cys(6) fungal-type DNA-binding domain-containing protein, translating to MTGVNQQPGDDTMTPLSRPKKTDIVRKRTGCQRCRSRKRKCDETRPECLACVQRGIPCSGYQSRIRFKDISDRTAEMSKRVEAARWSALRDEDAARLRLAKGGARDIRTPTKDRQNENHRGEDHAEENARRILGCDFDGAADHTSSPVAMLDLENASLRQILEQQQPLSFLGDEVNDDTDHAARLSPSLSMGVFPFSRPPFEVSNRFDFLSAAPETSRRLIPSLSPDNTRDPLALWNSCATEADAPSWEDMLDFPDPSSHAQTPLLGGEPTTTLSTVVRQRGAGITEDSLLETFEKDVAPRIALQMLPFTDLFRASTGLRAAALALTTGYLRLCRTSDPEPTSPGTRPGPVATGVHCHYYDFAVADLAHQLEMCPGPEAADALVCAAILLVYRDIAVGSHRDVCGHLRQLEALSAAVDDLASRCHPALLRAWRLFSFDMRLCSLVTRKSVAGPPPPPLQQTCAPWDSRLTIRDIFSSLWRLHGRAVMEASFSESGGGGPAAATRQSASRRAVQWLCSVFGRRCDLRQWEQRDYHDETLSDDAITTQCRVFESRLDAWHRATARNDLPVPCLGTGAEGVVAGGGFGAVVPYDIPDRSAAIDYSLYLISRMTCLHLQSRYQARRDPKHASVLDSDVLARVALGILLKTGPAWPAAAFGEPNVLTLLYMTALVSEGASIATAVLEGVLPRFGKDRDLPAVERNEMLYMERLMEMVVRERYRGRSVRFAIDSYDEDHRRDATCSSRQRRIAVFGDFGGRGHFRDVVYMGANACTDVI from the exons ATGACAGGCGTGAACCAACAGCCGGGGGACGACACGATGACGCCCCTCTCGAGACCCAAGAAGACGGACATAGTCAGGAAACGGACGGGGTGTCAGAGATGCAGGAGCAGGAAACGAAAG TGCGATGAGACTCGGCCAGAGTGCCTAGCATGCGTCCAGCGAGGCATCCCCTGCAGCGGGTATCAGAGCCGCATCAGGTTCAAGGACATCTctgatcggacggccgagatgtCCAAGAGGGTCGAGGCCGCGCGGTGGTCGGCGCTGCGGGATGAAGACGCGGCCAGACTGCGCTTGGCCAAGGGGGGTGCACGGGATATTAGAACTCCAACGAAGGATCGTCAGAACGAGAACCACCGGGGCGAGGACCACGCCGAAGAGAACGCAAGACGGATCCTCGGGTGCGACTttgacggcgccgcggacCACACTTCTTCACCCGTGGCCATGCTCGACCTGGAGAATGCCTCCTTGAGACAGATCCTCGAGCAACAACAACCGCTGAGCTTCTTGGGCGACGAAGTCAACGACGACACGGATCACGCGGCGCGCTTGAGCCCCTCGCTGTCTATGGGCGTGTTCCCTTTCTCCCGTCCGCCGTTCGAGGTCTCTAACCGGTTCGACTTCCTCTCAGCGGCGCCGGAGACGTCCCGACGCTTGATCCCGTCGTTGTCGCCAGATAATACCCGAGACCCCCTTGCGTTATGGAACTCATGCGCGACCGAGGCAGACGCTCCGTCCTGGGAGGACATGCTCGACTTTCCCGACCCTTCTTCGCATGCCCAGACGCCGCTCCTTGGGGGGGAGCCTACCACCACACTGTCGACGGTAGTACGACAGCGAGGCGCGGGCATCACGGAGGATTCCCTGCTGGAAACCTTTGAAAAAGACGTCGCGCCGCGGATCGCCCTCCAGATGCTGCCTTTTACCGACCTGTTCCGTGCCAGCACCGGCCTCCGGGCCGCCGCTCTGGCGCTGACGACCGGCTATCTCCGCCTGTGCCGGACCTCCGACCCGGAGCCAACATCTCCGGGGACCCGGCCCGGCCCGGTGGCCACCGGCGTCCACTGCCACTACTACgacttcgccgtcgccgatcTCGCCCACCAGCTAGAGATGTGTCCCGGAcccgaagccgccgacgctcttgtctgcgccgccatcctcctcgtctaccgtgacatcgccgtcggctcgCACCGGGACGTCTGCGGCCACCTGCGCCAGCTGGAGgccctctccgccgccgtcgacgacctcgcgTCGCGCTGCCACCCGGCACTACTCCGCGCCTGGCGGCTGTTCTCGTTCGACATGAGGCTCTGCTCGCTGGTCACGCGCAAGTCCGTCGCCgggccgcccccgccgccgctgcagcaGACGTGCGCCCCGTGGGACAGCCGGCTGACGATCCGGGacatcttctcctccctctggcGGCTTCACGGCCGGGCTGTCATGGAGGCCTCCTTCTCAGagtccggcggcggcggtcctgcggcggcgacgaggcagAGCGCGTCGAGGCGGGCCGTCCAGTGGCTCTGTTCCGTGTTCGGCCGGCGGTGCGACCTCCGCCAGTGGGAGCAGCGCGACTACCACGACGAGACCCTCTCGGATGATGCCATCACGACGCAGTGCCGCGTGTTCGAGAGTAGACTCGACGCGTGGCACCGCGCCACCGCGCGGAACGACCTCCCCGTGCCGTGTCTCGggacgggcgccgagggcgtggTCGCCGGGGGTGGCTTTGGGGCCGTCGTCCCTTACGACATCCCCGACCGCAGCGCGGCCATCGACTACTCGCTGTACCTGATCTCCCGCATGACGTGTCTGCATCTCCAGTCCCGATACCAGGCCCGGCGGGATCCCAAGCACGCGTCCGTGTTGGACTCGGACGTCCTGGCGAGGGTCGCGCTCGGCATACTGCTGAAGACCGGGCCGgcgtggccggcggcggcgttcggCGAGCCAAACGTCCTGACGCTGCTCTACATGACCGCTCTGGTGTCCGAAGGCGCCTCAATCGCCACGGCGGTGCTTGAGGGCGTGCTCCCCCGGTTCGGGAAAGACAGGGACCTGCCGGCGGTGGAGCGGAACGAGATGCTGTACATGGAGCGGCTTATGGAGATGGTCGTCAGGGAGAGGTACCGCGGCCGGTCGGTCCGTTTCGCGATCGACAGCTACGACGAGGACCACAGGAGGGATGCGACGTGTTCATCGCGCCAGCGGAGGATCGCCGTCTTTGGCGACTttggcggacgaggtcatTTCCGGGACGTTGTGTACATGGGTGCGAATGCTTGTACGGATGTTATATGA
- a CDS encoding Putative peptidase S10, serine carboxypeptidase, alpha/Beta hydrolase: MLLDKPRMLAAAATVTASLLLLPATAAAASGYRTVNSTFGDYAIRYKSWAADDTKLCNGGSAHHAGWADMDDRHLFFWYHEARHDPASAPLVIWHQGGPGGSSLHGMLFENGPCLIDGPNATRFNPNSWTEHFNVVYLDQPAGVGFSYVDNRTDGTPPAMPSRTPASSLDSVAFIRLLYEAFPRLASVDLHLSGESFAGRYVPTLAASILEYNSFFDHTPDARGAVIPLRSILVGNPWIDPAVQAPSMHEVSCFDGWRGEYPRHLEEDDCKSLGGALPRCEKLLRACEQGSAASPLCAMAVDACGADYLEVFQKATRSVYDRRRRHCPGPGNCYPDVADPVRYLNSPAVLDGEFEIALRTRGAKTRWEMEDWPTFQRFSASGDYVAPTTAALRALLEYSRDISKKAGGGSRRPLDVLLYVGVTDIICNPDGVLEALRGIEWEGKASFRGTPWAELPWETSSGGRAGRVKSVPGLWLAEVEEAGHMVPYDQPVSSLKLVKHWLDHLDGQDVKGRRPVSEAAAFSQDQSGQSVLEDDRGVEL, encoded by the exons atgcttctcgacaagcCTCGCAtgttggccgccgccgccaccgtcaccgccagtctgttgttgttacctgccaccgccgccgcggcttCAGGGTACAGGACTGTGAACTCGACCTTTGGGGATTACGCCATTCGATACAAGTCCTGGGCGGCCGACGATACGAAGCTCTGCAACGGCGGTTCGGCTCACCATGCGGGCTGGGCCGACATGGACGACCGCCACCTCTTCTTCT GGTACCATGAAGCTCGGCATGATCCAGCCTCGGCCCCTCTCGTGATATGGCACCAAGGGGGCCCCGGAGGCAGCTCTCTCCACGGCATGTTGTTCGAGAATGGCCCGTGTCTGATCGATGGACCCAACGCCACCAGGTTCAACCCGAACTCCTGGACAGAGCATTTCAACGTCGTGTACCTGGACCAGCCGGCCGGCGTGGGCTTCTCCTACGTCGACAACAGGACCGAcgggacgccgccggccatgccGTCCCgcacgccggcgtcgtctctAGACTCCGTCGCCTTCATCCGGCTGCTGTACGAGGCCTTCCCCCGGCTCGCGTCCGTCGACCTTCACCTGTCCGGAGAGTCGTTTGCCGGACGCTACGTCCCCACGCTCGCCGCCAGCATCCTCGAGTACAACTCCTTCTTCGACCACACGCCGgacgcccgcggcgccgtcatcccCCTGCGGTCCATCTTGGTCGGGAACCCGTGgatcgacccggccgtccAGGCGCCCTCCATGCACGAAGTCAGCTGCTTCGACGGCTGGCGGGGCGAGTATCCCAGgcacctcgaggaggacgactgCAAGTCCCTCGGAGGAGCCCTGCCGCGGTGCGAGAAGCTGCTGCGCGCCTGCGAGCAGGGCAGCGCCGCGTCGCCCTTGTGCgccatggccgtcgacgcgtgCGGGGCCGACTACCTGGAGGTCTTCCAGAAGGCCACGCGCAGCGTCTACGACAGGCGGCGCAGGCACTGCCCGGGTCCGGGGAACTGCTACCCGGACGTCGCGGACCCCGTCCGGTATCTCAACTCGCCGGCGGTCCTGGACGGCGAGTTCGAGATCGCGCTGCGGACGCGGGGCGCCAAAACCAggtgggagatggaggactGGCCCACGTTCCAGAGGTTCTCGGCATCGGGCGACTACGtcgcgccgacgacggccgcgcTCCGTGCGCTGCTGGAGTATTCTCGCGATATTAGCAAGAAAGCCGGTGGCGGATCCCGGAGGCCGCTCGATGTGCTCTTGTACGTCGGGGTGACGGACATCATCTGCAACcccgacggcgtcctcgaggcgcTCCGGGGCATCGAGTGGGAGGGCAAGGCGTCCTTCCGAGGCACGCCGTGGGCAGAACTGCCGTGGGAGACGTCGTCTGGTGGACGGGCCGGCCGGGTCAAGTCGGTTCCCGGCCTTTGGTTGGCAGAGGTCGAAGAGGCCGGCCACATG GTCCCGTACGACCAGCCGGTGTCCTCACTGAAACTCGTCAAACACTGGCTCGATCACCTCGACGGGCAGGACGTAAAGGGACGACGCCCTGTTTCCGAGGCCGCGGCCTTCTCACAGGATCAGTCTGGCCAATCTGTGTTGGAGGACGACAGGGGCGTTGAGCTGTGA